In Mytilus trossulus isolate FHL-02 chromosome 10, PNRI_Mtr1.1.1.hap1, whole genome shotgun sequence, the DNA window acaaaattgacttttgtctcaacaaaattaacaaaattgacttttgtctcaacaaaattaacaaaattgacttttgtctcaacaaaattaacaaaattgactcttgtctcaacaaaattaacaaaattgacttttgtctcaacaaaaatgacaaaattgaattttgtctcaacaaaaatgacaaaattgaattttgtctcacaaaagtcaattttgtctcacaattGAATCTTtccgtacacaattgacttttgtgatttaatttccatatcaggtaacaaaagtcaattttgtatgcaaatatatttatatttgcatacctttaagacaaaattgacttttgtcatgacaaatatgaattttgtctacaaaaatgaattttgtcatgacaaaaatgaattttgtctacacaaatgaattttgtcatcacaaaattgaagttctcacaaaacaagtctgtagcacatagttttgtaagacaaaaatgattttgttatgacagaattgaattttgtacaaaaccacaagagtcccattcggcgccccgtacattccccatttccattctcaattttattacatttgacaatttagatgttaaaatctttcaattcctttttttttaaacacgtGAATTCAGTAGAtttttcacgtgaaattcacgtgagTTTCACATGACTGATTCACGTGCAAACTCAACTTAATGATTTCACGCGAGTTTCACGTAAATGCTCGTCTTAAAATCGCGTGAGGGTCACTTATTTGAATTCGTATTTTGTCgtcagatgaaataaaaaatcaaaaattgccACATTGGCGACGCACAGCGCGGTCCCTGTATAACTTCTGTCTGGGGGTACGTGCATGCGATAAGGTTACAATCTCTTGTCatattgtttgtttacaaaatggTGATTTAAGTTGTCTTTTTGAGTATCCATATAATGATCATATTTCGGATATTTTCAAGTAACATTTTGCGCTTTGACAAAAGATATCATTGACAAGCAACTCTTACTGACTAAAATGGATTTATTATATTCGAATTGGGAAATGTTGAAGGATTGCATATTAGACTGTTTTTTATCTAATGCCAAAATGTAAGAATGCAATATAACTACATGTGATGGTAcagccttcagcaatgagcaaaactcatcATGACTGTATGGCGAGCTTTAAAAATCTTCAAGGGTCCGgcataacacaaaaataaaagaaagaaaagagaACACTGAGTCTTATTCAAGCTTATAACATTCACTGAAAAACAAGCATGGCAAACGGAATCCATCTACAGCCAATGCACTACTGGCTTTGCCCTAATAAGACACATACAGACTCAGCATACAGAAAGCATTTCGCGGGGCTAGTCAATTGACACATATGAAGATGTAGTATGCGATTTCCAATGAAACTACTCTCCACATAGACATATTATTGTGTGTCTAATTTTCTTGGTGTTTTCACATTTCTCAATTCGTTTGTGGCAAGGATATCTCGtataagatataaatattaattcatAGTTTGATTACATCCACTGACCGCGGTGAATCAAAAATGCATCCCTGAATAGGCCCAACATAAGCcgtcttttggagagttgtctcaatggcaatcataccacatcttcttttttatattaactgaaGAGAGGGGAGGGGCTCTTCACTATTTTTCTGAAATCTTTATCCTCTTTGTACAGTCAGAGACATTTTCAGTAAACAGAAtacatattataattatttttggtacacttctttttttaaactgtgGTTATAAATCTATAAtgataaacataatttttttacttgcaTTGACCTCATTTGGGACTATTATTCGACTTTAATATACAACTATAATATTATACTGTCAAGTTGtcactttttgtcttttatactGGGATTTACCTCAGTTGGAAcagtaaatcaatattttatgttcCTTGATAAacgtatttacaaaataaaaaaaccaacaactaTGTAATCAGAAAAAGTATAATTATTGAATCATCataaattattaacaaaattgcattaacaacacaaacaacataCTGTATTAGTGCAATTTTATACTGgaaaattaaatggaaaaaataaaattattatctcccttttggtATTTAGAGTAgaatagagttatctcccatttgtAATGGATCAAGATGAACATACACTTCGTATAGAAGCAGAAGAAGTTGTTAAAGAAGTGGCATACGCTGTGAAATTTGTTATAATATCTCCAAATTTACCAAGCACCAATGAACTAGTTTATCTCAATTTGGAAACGAAGGAAAATGAAGAATTCTGCGTGGAACTGTCAGTTCGTGGATTCAGGGTAAGCAGACAGGGGAAATAGATAGTTGTAAGAGTGATGAGTAATTCATCAAAttatgaaagtaaaattaataaataagttGACAATGGTGTACAACGTTCTGACTGTATATGTTGAAACTTTTCCTTAGCATAGAAGAATATGTGGAACTACGGCATGCAAGGATTggtaattttgttgttgttgaaaaaagggggaggggctcATAGtgaatgtcaaaaaagggggaggggctcATAGTGAATGTCAAAAAGGGGGAGTGGATCATAATGAATGTTAAAAAGGGGGAGTTACTGGAAGAAAAAGTATTGAAAAAAGTCAGTGGTGAAAACAGGTCACAAGAAATGTCActaaaatgataacaaaataatttaaaatgtggaatatatataatattttgatatgttatCATTGGGATCTAGGGGGTGGGGTTCCGGGGGGTGAACcctcccctttttttggacaatcaatgcatttgaatggaagCATACAGTTCAAAGCCCCCCTTTTTACTCTTGGTTGGGACCCCCGTCTTtcttaaaatggctggatccaccctGGTTATCATCACAGTCATGAAAGTCGCctgaaaatttcataattatagcGAAAAAATGAGggaagtaaaatatttttggatatataagacatttaaaaatatattttatttctttatttccccccatttttttatatattaattatgaAATCTTCAGGCGACTGTTATCATTaacatcagagacatataatacaatgtcTCTATGAACATCTAGGCATgtaactttatatatactgGAAAAGTCAATTATTGAAATTATATGtagtaaatatcaaatatttaaagaatgctttaaatgtttatttacttaTTAACTAGCctcaattttcattatttcatttcaatcaTCTGTAGTTTTGTACAGATTATAACCcttaaagtttaataaaatgaagttttaaagaattattttatgtcatttatttatcaaaaaaagtttcataaaacttataaaaagaGAGAGAcagagaaataaaataaacaacaaaaaaaccagGCATGATCAATTTGTAACATTGCGACTGTCATACTTTAAAACAGTGATTCAATGCAAGGGCTGATTTTTAGCAAGGTTAGGAATTATCaattacatttaattgaaaataaatatcattatataaaattttctcATGGgcctatttattttcaatccaACCATATTTGATCCAGATAGTACCAGAACAGATTGTGTTTGGTCATCCCTGACTAAGAAAATTGTTGCAGATCACTTACAATGCTTACACAAATATTGGTTATTgtttacaataaacaaaagacatgtatgatataaaaatattaaaatgtggtatgattgccaatgggacaactctcaaccagagaccaaatgacatacaTGCAGAACTGCATGTAACcctatggccttcaacaatgagcaagacCCATAATGCTCAGTAAGCCATCataggccctgaaatgacaaatgtgaaagttttacatttatcattattttaaaaacaattcaaataataaaacatattcagTGAACATGGTGAAAGtgatttacatatattatacattcagaattaaaaataaaattgagtatggaaatggggaatgtgtcaaagagacaacaacctgaccataaaACAGACAACAGAAGAAGTTCatcaataggtcttcaatgcagtcaGAAACtccctgcacccggaggcgtctttcagctgaccccttaacaaatatctaTACTAGTACAGTAATAATTGGACATCATACCaaactctgaattatacacaagaaactaatattaaaaatcatacaagactaacgaaggccagaggctccttagcctactgtaaattcagaaactatttattattgtgaaaaatttaaCATGGTTATAATTGCGATTATTTAAACtagaatttgaaataatttatatatacattaaacaGGATTTGTCTCAATATTGCAAAGATTAAATTGAATTTTAgtctaaaattacaaaatcgcaaaaatatatacatgcaataatttctaaatttacagtattcacAAATTCTAACAATGAATTTGAGGAATTAAAAACATGATCTGACACAACAAGGAAAGTTTATCCTGCGGaaattttttcattgattaacGATCGCtgcaagatttgtttttttcaaaatttatgaatCATGATAGATCGTTGTtacttattgtttatttgtgttgaCATTCAACATTAtgtttattaactttaaaatgtcAAGCACATGTGCTAAATGTAacttcataatacatgtatctataaaaGGTCATGTGTGAGATTCAGCTAAAAATCAATGATGAATAAAAGCCTGGTCTAAAGCGACATTTGTAAATgtcatttcattaaatatacatgtatatatatttgcatattgATTATAtcttcattacaaaaaaaaaatgtgaaatctaaaatatgtagaactataaaaaagaagatgtggtatgattgccaatgagacaacagtcaacaagagaccaaaatgacacataaataaaaaaatactcatTCATAGAACAAAGCAGAAAGGGGAGCAACAAcaaaatacaatgcacatagtttatttacatctcaattatattaatataacaatacataacataatacatgaatacaatgtacatacaataatatagggttatttcaTGAATAGTGGGGAATATTATCCAGAGTAGCATTTTATATTGCATGAGCTAGCtttgcaatatatgttctacaagggacaatattccctaatattcatgcaataacccttttattgtaaagcaatataatatttgagaGTAAAAAAAGGTTTGAACTAAGATTTTTGTCGTGATAATGACGTCAggtttattgcactagtgcaatattagaatttattgcacgctcacttttgtttactttctgtgggaaatattatattgctatgctATAATACAAAATCTTAATGCCATTCTAAAATGAATTATGAGAGAGAGAGCATTGTACATACAATGTATCTAATTTTTTAAAGGGATGAGAATGTCAAGGGATGGATAGTTAATATTTGCCAACTAAGTTGAAGTAACAATTAATGGTTATCAAGCTTATTAAATGAGGTGTCTACAAATTTAAACACAGGATCACTGGTAAAATTTCACACATAATGGGGATTTTTGCAGTGAATGCTTGTGATTttcttttggaaaaaaaatctgaaaaaaagtagttcacaattttttttaaataaatgaccAATCTTGAAAATTGTCTTTCTTtacatgtaaaacatgtatgttctttataaatatatgataagagttttaagaaaacaaataaatgtcttgaattaaaagtgtattttcaatCACAGGTTGTAAGTCGACATTTTGATAAGATTGAGAACCTGGAATCGCGATGTTATGAGACCATATATGCCTTATTAGATAACTTGAGTCCTGGATATAGAAACACTTTTGGAGACACCTTGGCCATGAAATTATACAGTATTCAAGAAAGACAGAGTGAGGATGCCTCTATATGACATCAGTAAGTCTTTATTCTAAGGTCACAGCAGCTGAACAGATATATAAATAAGCCTGTTTATGGGACCTATAATCATGATTATGGTATAATGTTTTCCATCCAGGTCAATATGTTGGACTATATATACCTCAAAAAAGCTTTAACCAATTTGCATGAATTGATAATATATGTTGATGTCAGCTGTTTTTcggttttataaattttattcattaaaaaatggtGATTTTCCAGTTTTGGGACAATACCTCAAAATGGTTTGAGCAGATTCATGTCCTGTGgtaatttgttaatttattgatGAGGTTACATTGTTAGTTcccttttgtgtttttataaactttagatTATTCATTTCTGTCAGTTATGTGATATAACTTACAAAATGActtaaaaagggggattttctaGTTGGTAGACAATAACTCGAAAATTCTTTGAGCGgttttcatgaaaatttaatgagtggtttatatctattaaagtTACCTTcctttacttatttttataaatttctgatATGACTACTTTACTCATAGCGCAGctctttgttttttatattttacacatGTCTGAGAGTCAATTTATTGTAGTTGATTATCAGATCCAgttaaaattctataaaaaaatgttgataccCCCATTGTACTTAAGATTCATATACTTTGTAACAACTGTCATAGAAGTTTAATTGTCAGTAAGTCTAAAGTTCAAACTATACTGTATCGGAACTTTAGACTTTtatgtttctattttaaaattaaaacatacttTGATATTACTTTTTAGAATCTTTTGTCAGAGATTTTCctatgttttacaatatttatgcaTTTAGCTAATATTCCAGTtgaaatgtaaatgaaaagatAGCATAAGGAATATCTATTCAAGACACAGAATCAATACTTGCACAGCAAAAAAGCACCAAAAGCAAAGGAACAGCACTTTTATTACTGTTTTCATGtcaaatagatatagaaagatgtggtgtgagtgccaatgagacaactctccatccaaataacaatttaaaaagtaaacaattatagattaaagtacggccttcaacacggagccttggctcacaccgaacaacaagtttaaagggccccaaaattacttgtgtaaaaccattcaaactggaaaaccaacggtctaatctatataaacaaaacgagaaacacgtatatattacataaacgaacgacaactactgtacatcagattcctgacttaggacaggtgcaaacatttgcagcgggattaaacaaagtttatttataatgtttataataatcAAAAGCTGTGTCCCAACTAccaattatttaaagaaaatattcttatgaaaatatagaaatttgGGATAAACATCTGCAAGATAGTTACCCAACTACATATGTATCTCTTAAAAACACCCTCTCCTATGGATCCTCCCCCCAAAAGAACCCACTAAAATCCCAATTAAATGATccttatattaatttatatttcctATCATTTATAGGATCGAAGGATGTTATTAAAGATTGGACCAAAGGAAAAGAATAGACCAGTATTAACTTGTTTGTACATTTATACTTTTACAAGTAATATTTGCtagatattatttatatatatgcatgcatttgctttacattatattttgaaattttttaaaatttggattaAATGAAACTCAAAATTGAAAAGGCAGAAGAATCAGCATTTTCTGTCATTAAGTAGACTTTGAGTGTAACATGAGtatattacacaaaaaaaagatgataGTCTGTATCAAATTTTAGGGGACTAATTTATAATGGCGTCTTGTGGTTCAATAGATGTGCTACTGGTTTTGTTTGTAATATGTCCAAGTTCTGCCTTCAGACATATAATTTTTGACAATCCTGTATCATGATGAAAGGGAGTCTCTTAAGGGAGTATAACAGCCTCCCATTTAAATCAGGTCAATCTAATCTACATATCATGCTTGAGTGAATTAGTTTGAGTTTTGTGAGATATTCAGTGACTTACAACCATGTAGTTGGTGCAAGGATATGCCATAGGCGGATTAAGGGGGAGGGAGGGGGGCAGGGGGCCTAGGCCCCcctttttaggaaaaaaatttggttgcttatatagggaatcactgaagcatgactggcacgggccccctcttaggtcagtcagtgggcccccacttatgaacatttctggatccgccactgtatgCATTGATTGGAATGGTACAGTCTCCCATTAAAAGTAAATCATGACGACCTACATTCAACacttcatactttcatgtcgtATTTCAGATTCTAGTAGTAAGTGACCTACATGACTTGTTCAGATGCATCATTCAAAGTATATCAGTCTCCCTAAAAAAATAAGTCTATATTTTTAGGTCCATGGACATTTTTATCATAATGTTTTATTCAGCCAATTATGGCTGCTATAGTCTTTGCAGTCATTGAAATAGCTGATTTGTTTAATCAAGTGCCTTTGCTGTCTTATACCAGTGATAAATAGATATTTAGAATAATATGCAAAAGACTATAACAACaaacatttatgttttcattattcTTCAATACCACCATTATAGTAAAAAATTGGGACAATTCATGACCCTTAATATCAAAATGAGGGAAGCAAATACTTGAAACTTTGCCAGTGCAAATTTACTTCATGTTTTAATTCAGACACCTACATTTTAAGGCCAAACAGATACCTATGATACCAAAAGGCTGAAGAGATATAGGTTTAGGAAGTTCTATTTTACAAAtctgttatttaattttataactattaATAAACTTCATGTGTAGATGCCtttcaaatttacattttaataagaCATTGTTTTGGATTAAGATTCATAATGGTCTTACTCAAAacctttaaattttgataattttgtttcaTGAATGCATCCTAGACATTTCTCATTATCATCAAAACtgaatatttctatttacaCTGAAATTCTAAAACTGAGAATTGATTTGAATGTCAGAGCACCTAATTTGCAGCAGTGATAtttgaaatgatatattttattgtaatgcCAAGCATAATATTCTGATATGCAATTTACATTAGGATTATACTAACAGAGCTTCCATCCCTATTGACAATCTTCCACTGAGATAGGTCCAGAGTTATTACTTTGTTTCGTTAGTTAATAGTTgattcttaatatttttattgatgctGTATTTTTTGTAGTCATTATATAAACTCTGTATCCCAGCAAGACAACATTGTAaagatttcaattattttgaaatatcaacAGAATACTTAGATattatttatctcttttatcatattatCCTTAAATATGGCCCTTTTTCTAGTTTTTTAGGTTTTTAGTGtatgaattttaaatacaaatacaacataCAATGTGAATTAtagcaaatagttatcaaaggtaccaggattataatttagtacgccagacgcgcgtttcgtctacataagactcatcagtgacgctcatatcaaaatagttctaacccaaacaaatacaaagttgaagagcattgaggatccaaaattccaaaaagttgtgccaaatacggttaaggtaatctatgcctgggataagaaaatccttagttttttgaaaaattcaaagttttgtaaacagtaaatttagcAAAGTTAGTTAATaatctatatattatttttattctagtCCTGCCTTTGGCAGCCATCAATTATTCAAAGGCTGAGAttcacaaaattatttcattcattacaaattttttattttgatgtttgatAAAAATCCAAACTCACAATGGAATCGAAGTTAATGTTCAAATTACCAAACTGAAAAgtatgaaatttaataaaagttaCAAGTTCCCAGCAgaaatatatttcatgtttttaatgtaTGTAATGGCTGcttcaccaaaaaaaaagtgaagaaataagttaatttgcattcaaataaaattgaggatggaaatggggaatgtgtcaaagagacaacaacccgaccaaataaaaaacaacagcagaaggtcacttacaggtcttcaatgtagcgagaaattcccgcacctggaggcgtccttcaactggcccctaaacaaatatatactagtccagtgataa includes these proteins:
- the LOC134688327 gene encoding GSK3-beta interaction protein-like, with product MDQDEHTLRIEAEEVVKEVAYAVKFVIISPNLPSTNELVYLNLETKENEEFCVELSVRGFRVVSRHFDKIENLESRCYETIYALLDNLSPGYRNTFGDTLAMKLYSIQERQSEDASI